A stretch of DNA from Paenibacillus albus:
TCGACAATCGTAACAAGCGCATCGCGACCGCGCTGCTTCGCTTGTTTCAACAAATAAAAAGCGGAGCTCAGTCCACTGATGCCTCCGCCAATTACGACAAAGCGATCGCGTTTTCCATTACCCCGCATGCAGGTCATCTCCCCAAGGTAGGTTTCTCACGCTTATATATTATAGAAAAGCTGTTTTGCTCGCTTCACGAACAGAATCAGCGAGTGTCTCCATATAGCGCGGATCCGTGCCGAGCATGTCAATACGCTCAAGCGTCAGTCCAAGCTCGCGCGCGACCTTCTGCGCTTCGATATCAATGTCATAAAGAACTTCGAGATGCTCAGAGACAAAGCCAATCGGCGCGGAAAGCACGCCTTTGTAGCCCGCTTCAGCGACCTCTTTCATCGTATCCAGAATGTCCGGACCAAGCCACGGCTCGCGTGTACGTCCGGCGCTCTGCCAAGTAAATTGCCAATCCGGCGTGCCAGCACCTTCCGCCACTAACTTGGAAGTATCGAGCAGCTGCTGCTCATACGGATCGTTCATTTCGCGGATTTTTTCCGGCAGGCTGTGTGCGCTGAACAGAACTTTGATCGGATGAACATCCTTCTCCTGCAGCTTGTTGTGCGCGTTCTTCACGCGCTCGGTAAGTGCCTCAATCAGCTGCGGATGAAGGTGATAGCTATCGACCGCCGTCATTGTGATGCCGACTTCCTTCGCTTTCTCCTCCGCACGCTTCACATAAGCGCCAACGCTCATGATAGAGTAGTGCGGCGCAAGCACGATCGCAACCGCTTGTGTAATGCCGTCTGCCGCCATTGCCGCAACGCCGTCTTCAATATAAGGACGCGCATGCTTCAGCCCTTGATAGCAGCGGAATTGATTAGGCGCCGCTTCATCGAGCTTCGCTTGAAGGCCCTCTACTTGGCGATTCGTATTCTCGCGAAGCGGGAACACGCCGCCTACCACAGCCTCATAACGCTCGCTCAGCTCTGCAAGCTGCTCAGGCGTCGGCGCATGGCCTCTGCGGATATGTGTGTAATATTCTTCGATTTGATCCATGCTCTCAGGCGTTCCATAGGACATAACGAGAACACCGATTAAGTTGTTAGCCATCCGTTCGTTCCCCCTACTTGCTAAGCGGCGCCGCCGCTGCAATGGCCTCGGCCGAGTATTCATGCACGAATTCCGTCAGCTCGCGCAGCTTATCCAGCGACGCTTCTGGGAATAGACCGTGTCCAAGGTTGAAAATAAAGCCAGGCTCCTTAACGCCTTCATCAATAATCGCCTTCGCATGCTCCTTAATAACTTCCATTGGAGCGGTTAACACGTAAGGGTCCAAGTTGCCCTGTACCGCGTATTTGCCTTCCAGTCTGCGGCGGCCTTCCGAGATAGGCACCCGCCAGTCGAGGCCGATCACGTCTGCTTTCAGGTTCGTAAGCGTCGGGAGCAGTTCTCCTGATGCTACGCCTGGGAAGTAGATTTTCGGCTGCGGCAGATCAGACAGCTCGCTAAAGATCCGCTCAATCGTCGGTAGAACGTATTTGCGGAAATCATGCGGTGCCAGTGAGCCAACCCAGCTGTCGAACAATTGGAACGCCTTGCCGCCGTTTGCAATATGAGCACGCAAATAAGCGATAACCATGTCTCCGAGCTTGTCCATCAGCTTGAACCAAACGTCCGGCTCCGAGTACATCATCGTTTTCGTGCGGATATAGGACTTGGAAGGACGACCTTCGATCAAGTAGCTCGCAATTGTGAACGGTGCACCAGCAAACGTAATGAGCGGCACTTTCAGCTCGCGGTCCAGAATGCGAATGGTCTCCAGCACGTGGGACAGATCGCCTTCGACGTCAATCGGCTTCAGCTTCGCTACATCTTCTGCAGTGCGGATCGGGTTGTGAATAACCGGTCCAACGTTTGCCACGATATCAAAATCGATACCGATCGATGCAACAGGATTCATAATATCGGAATACAGGATCGCTGCGTCAACGCCGAGCTTGTTGACCGGCATCATCGTTACTTCCGCTGCAAGCTCAGGCTGCCGACAAATTTCGAGCAGCGAGTATTTTTCTTTTATTTTACGGTAATCGGGATCGTAACGCCCCGCTTGTCGCATATACCAGACGGGTAAGCGATCGACTTGTTCTCCGCGGCATGCACGGAGGAAAAGGTCGTTGTAGCTCATTGAAGTTCCCCATTTCTATCGTTTTCCCTACGTTTCCATTATGCCCTTTTTGCAGAGGTGTAACAACCGCCGCACACCTTACATGATTGACAAACATATGACAATGTTCGTCATTACTGTTTTGGCCCAGCCCGAAAGTGGTACTATAAAATGAATCAATAGAAGCAGACGGGAGAAATCGCTAGTGGAGCAATGGAAGAAAAATCTCGCGGTCCTCTGGGTCGGGCAGTTTCTCGTCATGGGCGGGATGACTATGATTATTCCGTTCATGTCGCTGTACCTGCAATCCGACCGGATCGGGATGACGAACCAGCATGAAATCGCCACTTGGGCAGGCATTATTTTTGCCGGCAACTTTGTTACTTCGTTTCTGTTTCAACCGCTCTGGGGAAGCTATCTGACCGTTACGGCCGCAAAATGATGCTTCTTCGTTCGGGATTCGGCATGGCCATCGTTATGACCCTGATGGGTTTTGCCACATCGCCGTGGCATCTGCTGCTGCTTCGGATGGTGAACGGAACGATCTCCGGGTTTAATCCGGCAGCAGTTTCGCTGGTTTCGGCCACGACCCCGAAGGCGCGCATGGGCTTCGCGATGGGGACGCTGCAATCGGGCGGCATTGCCGGCACGATTCTTGGTCCTTTCCTCGGCGGACTGCTCGCGGATGCGGTCGGATACCGGCCGATCTTCTACATAACAGGCATTAGCCTGTTTGTCGCTTCGTTGCTCGCTTACTTTATCGTGAAGGAAAGCTTTAACCGCGAAAGTGCCGCAGTCAGGCCGAATGTCTCGGTCATCGAAGGCTTTAAGCAGCTGAGCCGGGTGCCGCAGCTGATGTCGCTGTTCGCGGTCACGTTCCTGCTGCAGTTCGCCAATATCGGACCGATGCCGCTTATGCCGCTCTATGTGCAGCAGCTGCATGGCACCGCTGTAAATTTGGCGTTCTGGGCAGGCTTCGTCGGCTCCGCGGCCGGGCTATCGAACATGGTCGCGGCGCCGCTGCTCGGGCGGCTCAGCGACCGCATCGGCCAGGAGCGCGTGCTCGGTATCTCGCTCATAGGCGCGGCACTGCTGTTTATTCCGCAGGCTTTCGTCGATAGCGTGTGGCAGCTGTTGCTATGCCGGCTGCTGCAAGGCTGCTTCCTCGGCGGGCTAATCCCGTCCGTGAACGCGCTCGTGCGGCGCTTCACGCCGGATGGCATGGAGGGCCGCGCCTTCAGCCTGAACAGCAGCATGCTCTCGCTCGGCAATATGGTTGGCCCGATCGTAGGCGGCTTCGTCTCCGGCTGGACCGGCATCAGCGGCGTGTTCATCATCTCCGCCGTGCTGTTCGTCGTGAACGCATTCTGGGTGCGGCGCACCCTCGTCAGCGGACAGCGCGGCAGCAGCAGCGGCGCGGTGCGCGGCGGGGGTTAGAGGTAGTTGTGGTGATGGAGAGACCGCCCTTCGGGGCGGTCTTTTGTTTTTTGCTTGGCAGGCAGCGAGATGAGGCAAACTCGGCGCATGAGAGCATGAGCATCCCCTAGGGTTCTACTTTGGTCGGGATGAAGCAAATTCGGAGCATGAGCATCCCCTAGGGATCTACTTTGGTGGAATTGAGTCGAATTCGGTGCATTAGCTGATCTGCTGGACCTCTTTGCCCTCTCAAACCAATTTTCCGCTAATGTAGCTGGTTTACTGGACTTCTTTTCCCCTATCCAACCAACTTTCCACCAATGTAGCTGGTTTGCTGGACTTCTTTCCTCTTTCAAACCAACTTTCCACCCATGTAGCTGGTTTGCTGGACTTCTTTCTCCCTTTCCAACCAACTCTCCACCAATGTAGCTGGTTTGCTGGACCTCTTCTACATTTCCAGCCTCTTTTGCTCTCATGTGAGGTCCCCACTACCTCACATCAGAAACTCCCCTCAATTACCTCCTCCTCCGAAGAAGAATCCCCCGCTCACTCACTCACTCCTCCAAGCCATATTACCTCCCCAAAAACAAAAAGAGGCGCACCTAAGTGCACCTCTCGCCTCTCCCCAGCCTTATCCCATCACCGACTACTTCACCACAGCAACTGCCAAGCCGTCATACGCCGGCAGCAGTGTACCGATGAGACGCTCGTCGCTGACCATTGACTCATTAAACTGGCGCATCGCGAGCACCGATGGTCCGTTCTTTTCGGGATCGATCGTTCTGCCGTGAAGCAGCGCGTTATCGCCCGTAATAACGGCACCTGGATTCGCGAGCTTGATCGCCCACTCCAGATAAAGCGGATAATTCTCCTTATCTGCATCGATGAAGAAGAAATCAAACTTGCGCCCTTCTTCAGCCAGCACCGCGAGGCTGTCCTTCGCATCACCGACACGATACTCCGCGCGATCGCCAAGGCCCGCTGCTTCCAAGCTGCCCCGCGCGACATCCGCATAGTCCTGCAGCAGCTCTAATGAAGTAAGACGACCTCCATCCGACAATCCTCGTGCCAGACAGATTCCGCTGTATCCGCCAAGAGCGCCGATTTCCAGCACGTTGCGTGCTCCCGACATGCGGACAAGCATCGTTAGCAGACGACCGTACCCTGCAGCGATGGAAATCTCCGGCATTCCCTTCTCGCGGATCGTCTGATGAACCCGCTCCAAATCCGCATCTTCCCCTAGCAGCCGATCTACATACAGTTCCGTAGACATGATATCCTGCTCCTTTCGACTATGTACTCATGTAATGTTTGTAATTATTCCCGTAGATGTCCTATACTTGTACAGAAACGAATCTTCATTAATCGGTACAAGCTCGATCTGTACAAGATTTGATTCCATAATGATTGTATGATTTTTATAGACCGGATACAACCGGAAGAACGTGAAAGCGGAGTGAGACATAATGGACAAACTGCAGCTGATCGCAACGGCTCCCATGGGGCTTGAAGCGGTCGTCGCACGTGAATTGAAGGATCTTGGCTACACCGATCAGAAAGTGGAGAACGGCCGCGTTATTTTTACAGGCGGTCCTGAAGATATTGCAAGGGCTAACCTGTGGCTGCGCACATCGGATCGCGTCCTTATTAAGATGGCGGAGTTTCCTGCCACCACTTTTGAAGAATTGTTCGAAGGAACGAAGGCTGTCAACTGGCCGGACTGGATTCCCGAGGATGCGGAATTCCCCGTAGAAGGTCGCTCTCATAAATCGCAGCTGTCGAGCGTGCCTGCATGCCAGAGCATCGTTAAAAAAGCCGTCGTTGAGAAAATGAAGTCCGTCTACGGAACAGAATGGTTCCACGAGGACAACGGCATGCGCTTCGTCATCGAAGTGTGGCTGCTGAACGACGTTGCCATGCTGACGCTCGATACGACTGGACCAGGGCTTCATAAACGCGGCTACCGCAAGCTCGTAACGGAAGCTCCGCTCAAGGAAACAATGGCGGCAGCTATGGTGCTGCTCAGCAGATGGCGTCCAGAGCGTCCGCTCTACGACCCATTCTGCGGATCTGGCACCATTCCGATTGAAGCGGCGATGATCGGCTGGAACATCGCGCCTGGACTGCGCCGCACGTTTAACAGCGAGGGCTGGCCGATGGTGCCAGAGGAACTGTGGGAACGAGCTCGCGAGGAAGCTTTTGACTCGGTAAAGGATAATATTCCGCTGCAAATCACAGGCTCCGACATCGATCCGCAGGCGCTTGAAATCGCAGCAGCCGCCGTGAAGAAGGCCGGATTCGCCAAAGATATTAAACTTCAGCAAAT
This window harbors:
- a CDS encoding O-methyltransferase; translated protein: MSTELYVDRLLGEDADLERVHQTIREKGMPEISIAAGYGRLLTMLVRMSGARNVLEIGALGGYSGICLARGLSDGGRLTSLELLQDYADVARGSLEAAGLGDRAEYRVGDAKDSLAVLAEEGRKFDFFFIDADKENYPLYLEWAIKLANPGAVITGDNALLHGRTIDPEKNGPSVLAMRQFNESMVSDERLIGTLLPAYDGLAVAVVK
- the hemE gene encoding uroporphyrinogen decarboxylase, with the translated sequence MSYNDLFLRACRGEQVDRLPVWYMRQAGRYDPDYRKIKEKYSLLEICRQPELAAEVTMMPVNKLGVDAAILYSDIMNPVASIGIDFDIVANVGPVIHNPIRTAEDVAKLKPIDVEGDLSHVLETIRILDRELKVPLITFAGAPFTIASYLIEGRPSKSYIRTKTMMYSEPDVWFKLMDKLGDMVIAYLRAHIANGGKAFQLFDSWVGSLAPHDFRKYVLPTIERIFSELSDLPQPKIYFPGVASGELLPTLTNLKADVIGLDWRVPISEGRRRLEGKYAVQGNLDPYVLTAPMEVIKEHAKAIIDEGVKEPGFIFNLGHGLFPEASLDKLRELTEFVHEYSAEAIAAAAPLSK
- the hemH gene encoding ferrochelatase gives rise to the protein MANNLIGVLVMSYGTPESMDQIEEYYTHIRRGHAPTPEQLAELSERYEAVVGGVFPLRENTNRQVEGLQAKLDEAAPNQFRCYQGLKHARPYIEDGVAAMAADGITQAVAIVLAPHYSIMSVGAYVKRAEEKAKEVGITMTAVDSYHLHPQLIEALTERVKNAHNKLQEKDVHPIKVLFSAHSLPEKIREMNDPYEQQLLDTSKLVAEGAGTPDWQFTWQSAGRTREPWLGPDILDTMKEVAEAGYKGVLSAPIGFVSEHLEVLYDIDIEAQKVARELGLTLERIDMLGTDPRYMETLADSVREASKTAFL
- a CDS encoding THUMP domain-containing class I SAM-dependent RNA methyltransferase, yielding MDKLQLIATAPMGLEAVVARELKDLGYTDQKVENGRVIFTGGPEDIARANLWLRTSDRVLIKMAEFPATTFEELFEGTKAVNWPDWIPEDAEFPVEGRSHKSQLSSVPACQSIVKKAVVEKMKSVYGTEWFHEDNGMRFVIEVWLLNDVAMLTLDTTGPGLHKRGYRKLVTEAPLKETMAAAMVLLSRWRPERPLYDPFCGSGTIPIEAAMIGWNIAPGLRRTFNSEGWPMVPEELWERAREEAFDSVKDNIPLQITGSDIDPQALEIAAAAVKKAGFAKDIKLQQMAVSRIKPEGDYGCIITNPPYGARLGDEDDAEKAIRQLGLSALYLPTWSMFALTQSRTFEDTIGRKADKKRKLFNGRIECAFYQFFGPLPPLNKSE